Within Theileria orientalis strain Shintoku DNA, chromosome 4, complete genome, the genomic segment TCCCTGAAAGCGCCAATGTCGACAAGAACGACCTTCAAAGTGTTTCTAAAAGGTTACATTAGACTAAGTTGCCATAAGTACTTACGATAAGATTGCACTGATCTCGGACAGAAGTGCTCGATTCAGACTAAGTAAAAGTGGATTCGTAAGATGTTGGTCCTTTTTatagtaaaaaatgagGACAGGAACCTTAGAGTCGAGTAGATTTAAAAGTGATTTAGAGTTGGTCAACACAGACAGTTTAGGGTTAGGACCATGATCCCTTATTGGTCTGTATTGGTGTTAGCAAGTTGGTTATATTGGTGTTAGTGTGTTAATTAACTAAGTGATAGGGAATTGATAATTGAGTAAGTAGCTAAGTGACAGGTAATATTGGTATTGATTAAACTAGGTTAGACGCTCACTATATCAGATGAACATACGTCGGTTGCGATGAAGGATCCTTGCGATTATTgctgatgaaaataaacaaactaaGGGGAAAACAAAGCAGAAATATGACAGATAAAACAGATAAGCCTAAgataataatttgattATTGTAATGCGATGAAAACAAGGAGTAATTAATGAATAATTGGTGGCTAactaatgataaaaaaagtaCCAGAAGAGAGCTTTTGATAAAAGGATTCCCCTGGAGTCAAGCGGGTGGGATGGACAAAAAAGGAATCTGAGTCTCTGTCGATAGAGTAACGGTGAAGGTTGCTGTTGGTGGTTCGTAGAGTGAGGTCATCAGTATCGTCATTCTTTGTCAGCCTGTGCGCATCTGCCAAATCAAGTTTGCGAAGGAAGTCTGAGGGTTTCAGATCATTTTTAGAAGAAAAGGGCCTTAAATGGTGGTGTATTGACCCTTTATCTAAAAAGGAAATTGGCCTTCCTCCCAAGGTAAGAATCTTCAATGGGAAGAATCTACCATACAAAAATCTActgtacataaatttaaaattagtaaatctgtgataaaaaataacatttcAAGTTAAAGctgtaataaataaattgcgCAAAATAATACATGGGTAAATAAAGCCTAAACTTAGTTAACCTAACATAACTGGCCTAACATATGTGTGGTTATCACAATCggaataaaatactgtACACATCTCATTTGCAATGTTGAGAATACAAGAATTGGTAAAAGGACCGCtgatataataaatataatagatAACAAAGTATATGGCAGGCCCCAATCTCAAGGTGGTCTACATCTCAATAGTAGGAGAACAGGTAAGTCCTCATAGCAGgcttttaatttcaattcTATGTGTATCTACGTATTTTGCCGTTAAATAGTTTATTCTGCCTTGTATTCAGTAGTTGGCTCCACGAGCATTGGATTCCACAGTTAATCTAACTAATAGTGCTTaatattttcttctttctgtGTAAATCTCAGTATATGGATAATGTGTAGAACGAGACCCTGTTTAGCCGCTCGTTTGGAGATGTGGATGAGTCAGAAATGCAGTTTTCAGTCTATGCCTCCATGGACATTATCAAGGAGCAAGGTTCTATTCCCTAGATAGTGGAGCTAGTTACTGGTTATTACAGAGTAGACGCTATTCAGTATCCGTTAAGTGGAATCTAATACGTTACAGTCTCGCAGCAAATAGCAGGGAGCGCCACGTCCGGTGACCCGTACCTGGGATTCATAAGTCCCACGTTGATAGGCCTAAACttctataaaatatacgCCTATGTGGCGGCAACGTGCTTCAAAATAATCGCAATCATAAACGATAATGAGGTTCCTCCCTCCAGGATTCGTGAGGTGAGTTTAAGTCGTCAGTAGTACCACGGCCGTGTGCCATGTTTATTGGATGTGGTAAACTGTTGTCTCTGGTTCATGTGGTACCAGTATAGTATCCTATTAACAGATCATTTAACTGTATTACTTGCAGCTGTTTGAGAGCGTGCACGAGCTTTATTCAACCGTGATTTGTAATCCTCTATTGTTCAACAAGCTGGATACCCCCAAGTTCTTGGACAGAATAGGTATTGAAAACGTTACGCAGTGTTGTAATAGTTGAGAATAACTAGATATTGCACCTAagtatgtttatatttaactGTTTCAGACGATTTGATATTGCGGTTCTGTTAATGTATTGTATGTGAACGTATATGTTATGTACGCCTTATAGTTACCTATTTGAAATGGTTATTTGTGTTCATCAggcatatatataaataaatattaaataaaacccAAGATGTGTTAAACGGGTGGTGAGATTGAATGAGACGAAGTTGTGACACTTAACGAGCATAGACAAAATGAAGTAACATATAATAGAAGGACGAATGAAaaggtttaaaattaaatatagaTAACGTAGGAAAGGATGTTTTAGATTTGAAgattacaaataaaatgatatttGCCATAATGAGTCATGAGATGTGTGTAGATATTTCTCATAAAAACAGGCAAAAAATCCACCACGTGCATAGTATGTCACTCTAAAATACTTAAGGAATAATGAGGCGGGTTTTAAGGGTAAATGAATGGGAGTACGGCCGCGAAGATGAGCGGTTTAATCACACTTGCATATATGGTGCACTAAAATGTGCATGAGCCTCTGGATCAAAAAAAGGTACACACGAAATcagtttaaataactaaaataaaataaccgAACCGGTGTAATCTTCTAGAACTATAACATaatttaactatttattctttaaaGCTGGGTGGAATCGTAGATCAAGCTATCGACACTATGAGCTGCATTCTCAAGTGTAATAACACCGAGGATGAAATCCTCGTACAAGAGGAAGATGGATCTTACTCGAAAAGTCATGACTATGTAGGTTTTACGTATTTTTAGCCACCATTATGCCCAACTAGCCGCAGTACACACTAGTGTGTAACGGCAGTATTAAGTAATAGGCTCCACATAGTTAGCCCCCGGTTCCTAGCAGTAGCTTAGCCATCTAGTTAGAGTATGTAGTGCCCATCGACCCCTTCTAATGAACCATACAGACAGAGAAGCCATCGATCATCTACAAGCCGAGCACGGTAGTGCCTCCAAACAACATCTTGGAGATCCCACCTCCAAATGACCTCGATACGCCAGTAACGTTTTTCCCGACAGTCGACACCTTCTTCGACGCCGACAACAGTCTCCTCGTCATTTTAATGGAGCTTCCAGGCTTCTCAACTGCTGACATTGAGATTAATGTGGGCGACGGTGAAATCAGCGTTTCAGGTACTCACCTCACACCTATGCCACTTAGCTAATCTGACCCTAAATTGTAATTAGATATGCACCAGACCACTCTAGTATATAGTTGCCTGTACGGCCATCTTAATTTCCCATATGAACACTTATTTACGGCCTTAGTTACCTGCTTCCATCCTTTACACTCGCACATTAACTGTTTCAGGACCCCGTCCCAAGGATGAGCTGTATGAAAAGTTTGGTGACAACCTCAACATTCAAATCAGAGAGAGGAAGGTCGGTTACTTCTTCAGGAGGTTCAAGCTTCCCAACAACGCTCTGGACACCACGGCAATTGCCTCCTACGACAACGGTATCCTCAGCGTCAGAATCCAGTGCTCTCAGTTCACCCCCTCCAGACGCCTGCCCATTGACGGCCCCGCCTACCACCACGATAAGGTAAACTTCGTGAACCACAGCCTTGCTTCATCAAGCCCAAGCACCAGCGCTATGGAAAACGGCACCTCTAAGCCCATGGGCAGAAAGGGCTCTGGCAGTCAGTAAGGGACCAAGTTGGAGTCTATCTGTTAAACTTAAGTTAATTTCTACCTAAATTTCTACATTTTATCTCTTTTGTGCTCAATGTAACTTCTGCCGTGCCTTAACACCTGGAAGGCATCAGACCTTTTCAGGCAGTTCTGGCAGGATGTGCGAGGTTTTGGTTTCAATGATTGCATCAATGAGCCCATACTCTATTGCTTCTGACGGCCTCATGTAATTGTCCCTCGTACAATCCTTTTCAATCGTCTCTATTGATTTGCCAGTGAAGTGGGACAGGTGGCTGTTCAAAATGTGTCGGACCTGCAGAATCTCGTTCGCCTGTATCTCAATGTCGCTGGCCTGACCGTGTGCGCCTCCTACATTGGACAATTAGCAGTTTTTATCTCAATAAATAGCCAATTAGTATCAAATTAGTGCTAAGGTAACGTAAAACGTGGCATAAATAACAGGCACTACCTAGTGGCTGGTGTATCATTATCCTCGAATTCGGCATCGCGAACCTCTTCCCCTTCGTTCCCGACGCCAAGAGAAATGCTCCCATTGAGGCCGCCTGGCCCAGGGAAATCGTTTCCACTGGCATCTTTAGGCTTTGCAGCAGGTCATAGATTGCCAGTCCTGAGTATGGTTGGTCGTATAGCATAGCTATAGATCGTTTACAATATCAAATAGCTAATAGAAACCTGCAGTGACTGATCCTCCGGGGGAGTTGATGTAGAACTTAATGGGCAGATTAGGATCGTTTTCATTTATTCGCAAGATAGATGAAATGATTCTGAACGAGACTTTATCGTTTAGCTCTCCGGACAAAAATATTGTCCGATTCTTTACAAAAAACTCATCTACTGTTCGCTCAAAGTAGTTCTACAAGTATCATTATTAGATTGTCTAAAAAGAATAGGAAAAACTAACTGATTTGTCTTCATCTGTTGCTAATTGACTAAAATTGTGAATTATTGGCCCGTAATTGAATtcatttgtattaatttgGCCTATATTGCTGTGATCTCCcttattattatgattGTTTACAGTTTTAAAACTGTTTAGAAAACAGTAACGTGGTTTAGAATGATGCGATAGAAACCTTCCGGTGTGCGATAAAACTCTTCTAAAGCCAAGAGTATGGATTAAAAGGTATGTCAGTGTCAACCATTCATAGAAGACTCTCATTAACTTTAAATAACTGTGAATTTAGTCAACGAAATGGACTCTTCGGCCTCATATTACACATTCCACACacaatatgtattttttttatttcttcttGTAACAGCAAAATATGCTCAAAAAATGtatgttttatatttatttacatatatctttttctatttatttatatcgaatctattatatataatttgttacACTGAATACCTATTACACACAGTCAAACTTTTTCAGATCCTGAACTGGCAGACGCAGCCCAGAAATGTAAAGTTGACCTCACATTTACTGATTTTCGTGACATGGAACAGAGAATAGAGTTTATTAAGCGATATGTAAAGCAGTCAAAATCTCCAACGGTGGATGAGTTGGTTGACATTTTAGAGGTATCTAATTACACACTATAATTGCCCTTTTATTGGCCAATTAACGAATATGTAGACTATTAAAGTGATTAAAGAGCGATTCTGAGAATGTAGAATACTGTAAATTAATCTAGTAGTTCAAATTGGTGCAACATAACCCAATCCCTGAGGAAGGCTCGGCAGAAGCCGAGGCCATGATATCGCTAGAAGCCAGTGATAGTTTCCTGGCTACCTTATATCCGGCTAATTTGTTGTTAATATCCTTATATTTAAGTGCATATGTGCGTAGTTAGTGAACTTGTGTACTCGAATTAACTATGGAAGTTAACCGGTGTAAGACATGGGTACCTGTATATAGCTCAAACTTATTGCATAGGTGATATCCATCAGGGCAAGAAGCCATGGCCTCCTCCTTGCTACAGAAATGTGAAGagttaaacaaaaataccTGCAATTGGTACAGCCAATTGTCACGTAGGATGACTCTATTCCGCCCAAGGCGAATGAGGCTTCGGCCTGAATTTCATCAGTTCCAACGGCCTAATTGCGATATTAACAGTGAAATGAAACCCATAAGTAACGGGCACTTAGCGGTAATAGTCAGAATCACTAAGTAATACAAACTTGTGAAAAGATAGAGAGTTCATCCATTAGGAATGGAAAATCACAATTGACGCTGAATGGAGTGGAACCGATATAAAGAGGAAGTGGATTTATCCTCGTCAAAGCTAAATGTGATTATTAGATACTATTTACGGTGGTTTATATGATATAAATAGCTTGTCTTGGTCTAGCTACAAATAGTCTGACACCCTTTGTCGTGTGCTTGCAGTCCAGTATTCCTACAGTAAAATATGGACAATAAAGGACCAACCGTCAACGAACAGAAGAATGTCGTACTTTTCACGAACCAGCGCTATGTGGTACCAGTGATGCTTCTGTAGCCGACTGTTTGAGGTCAATTCtgtaaattgtttataGTTGCACTTTAGTGATTGGGTCGTTGGTAACCCAGTTAACTAAGTGCCTATCAAATGATTATATATCTAAGAGTTCAATTCGTACCAACAGTCTTGTTTCCTTGTAATGATATTGCGATTTTAATTCTACCACTCTACATACAATTTGTGTTAATAGAGGCGATTTTTTAGATAGTTATGGTGTAAACAGTTATACCAACATTTGGGTTAACTGATATCTCAGGTGTCGCCTCGTTCGCCAAGTCCGTCTTGTACCCCTATATTTGCCAATTAACACTATAAAGGCACTATAATTGAGCCAcacaatgtgtaaataagtgGTGCTAATTATTACCTTGTGAATAACTGGACAGTACTGGTCGTATTTTAAACCATTCTGGTGCGATTTTTCATCAGACAAGATGTAAATGTAAAACATATAGGTGAACTCGGCGGTTTTAAGGTCACTAGACTTAACGTGAATAAAGTTGTTTCTAAAGTATGCCGAAGTTCCCACTCCTCCAAACCCGGAATGACCCGAGATTTGGCCAATTCCGTGATTGCCAACTCCACTGCTGTCCACTGGTCTCGATTCATCAAACTTCATGTACAGGATCCGGCCTGAATTGAGTAGTAAATTATTCACATGTAGTTTACTACTTGGTAACCACCATATTTCTTGTAAAGGTTGATAAACTAGATAAAAGTGTGTAATGACAAATATGGCCATAGTGTGTAAAAGTGTAAATCAGAGAGAATGGACATCAAAATACCTAATCGCCTAGCATCCGGAAGAATAACCTTCTCTGAGTTATTAATGCAAATTGCGGAATCTACAGTCAGGTCGCAAGAATCAAATTTAGTTGATTCAATAAAAAGGACCCAAGTGTGCAATGAATAGTGTGTTAAAaagtacaaaaataaatgcGATAAGTTAAATTTCATATTAAAACTACAagttacatttttataatgaaaataacacaacaacaacagaatgtgtatatgcCAAAGTTGAAACTAGCACTACTTCTTAGATGTGTAGTGGAGTtcaacaatatataaagaCTATGGAGTATTTAATAGTATAtggaatattttaaacaacgagttaatataatataataaaaatattcattattCAATAGAATCCTTATGCTGTGGGGGATTgaaacttattttttcaaataaatcagatgttttatttataaatttcaGTTGAAATATAAAACTTTATAATTTcatgtaatatatacatattgtTCCGCTAATTTGTGTAAAGTATAGCATAAAATGGACCAGGATCTCTATGACGAGTTTGGTAACTATATTGGCCCAGGGTTCGAGGAAGATGGTGGCCTAGACTCGGATCTGAGCCTTCCAGACAGCGATGTAGATCGTCTAAGCGACACCGAGGAGCGCGATCGCCTAATGGCGGGAGGAACCGGGCCTCGGGGAGATACAGCTGGAGCAGGAGAACCAGTGACCAGGATAACGAGGCAAAACATAGTGGAATACGACCCAGAATCAGCATATAAAGATGATGATCCCTACGAAGACGTGGAAGTTTTCGTGCGGGAAGAGGACACGCAGACGATAGAAGTGCCAATAGTGAAGGCAGAGGAGTCGCACGTTGAGAGAGTGT encodes:
- a CDS encoding uncharacterized protein (sedlin family protein); the protein is MAGPNLKVVYISIVGEQNETLFSRSFGDVDESEMQFSVYASMDIIKEQVSQQIAGSATSGDPYLGFISPTLIGLNFYKIYAYVAATCFKIIAIINDNEVPPSRIREVSLSRQ
- a CDS encoding small heat-shock protein; this translates as MSCILKCNNTEDEILVQEEDGSYSKSHDYTEKPSIIYKPSTVVPPNNILEIPPPNDLDTPVTFFPTVDTFFDADNSLLVILMELPGFSTADIEINVGDGEISVSGPRPKDELYEKFGDNLNIQIRERKVGYFFRRFKLPNNALDTTAIASYDNGILSVRIQCSQFTPSRRLPIDGPAYHHDKVNFVNHSLASSSPSTSAMENGTSKPMGRKGSGSQ
- a CDS encoding ATP-dependent Clp protease proteolytic subunit yields the protein MRVFYEWLTLTYLLIHTLGFRRVLSHTGRFLSHHSKPRYCFLNSFKTVNNHNNKGDHSNIGQINTNEFNYGPIIHNFSQLATDEDKSNYFERTVDEFFVKNRTIFLSGELNDKVSFRIISSILRINENDPNLPIKFYINSPGGSVTAAMLYDQPYSGLAIYDLLQSLKMPVETISLGQAASMGAFLLASGTKGKRFAMPNSRIMIHQPLGGAHGQASDIEIQANEILQVRHILNSHLSHFTGKSIETIEKDCTRDNYMRPSEAIEYGLIDAIIETKTSHILPELPEKV
- a CDS encoding uncharacterized protein (concanavalin A-like lectin/glucanase domain containing protein), with product MAIFVITHFYLVYQPLQEIWWLPSSKLHVNNLLLNSGRILYMKFDESRPVDSSGVGNHGIGQISGHSGFGGVGTSAYFRNNFIHVKSSDLKTAEFTYMFYIYILSDEKSHQNGLKYDQYCPVIHKGYKTDLANEATPEISVNPNLTGLPTTQSLKCNYKQFTELTSNSRLQKHHWYHIALVREKYDILLFVDALTRINPLPLYIGSTPFSVNCDFPFLMDELSIFSQAVGTDEIQAEASFALGGIESSYVTIGCTNCSKEEAMASCPDGYHLCNKFELYTGTHVLHRLTSIVNSSTQDINNKLAGYKVARKLSLASSDIMASASAEPSSGIGLCCTNLNY